A stretch of Ipomoea triloba cultivar NCNSP0323 chromosome 13, ASM357664v1 DNA encodes these proteins:
- the LOC116001272 gene encoding uncharacterized protein LOC116001272, translating into MIEQLILESGALSYRVGFFGGDKIASSQAYPRPDRQLLGFPISPKLPPVFGPSCMRQKLVPRTVRRPSPTPAVRVRLRSTNTKKIQFTQRLPLGSELHMGKERCCLRGLDHLHGPTFHSICGNLMIYKPSLTNDRLMLEHDESLRADLLPIHFPASYENGKLEQFFSLISRKSMKNHEQKNFCLTMFPEKRYFQETTSTTEVAIHTNLFTDLYALIGTGSGRKGGWYTTIMKKPFLFLKSFPQPNAL; encoded by the coding sequence ATGATCGAACAGCTCATTCTGGAGAGCGGTGCTCTTTCTTATAGGGTTGGTTTTTTTGGGGGGGATAAGATTGCTTCTTCACAAGCTTATCCCCGCCCCGACCGGCAGCTGCTAGGTTTCCCGATCTCTCCTAAACTTCCCCCGGTCTTCGGCCCGAGCTGTATGAGGCAAAAACTCGTCCCACGTACGGTTCGGAGGCCGAGCCCCACCCCAGCAGTAAGGGTGCGGCTTAGGTCAACTAACACAAAAAAGATACAGTTCACTCAACGATTGCCTTTGGGTTCCGAACTCCATATGGGGAAGGAGCGTTGTTGTTTGCGAGGTCTTGATCATTTACATGGACCCACTTTTCATTCCATTTGTGGGAATTTGATGATCTATAAACCGTCCCTAACGAACGATCGGCTCATGTTGGAGCATGATGAATCACTTCGTGCCGACCTGTTGCCAATCCACTTTCCGGCCTCATATGAGAATGGAAAACTGGAgcaatttttctctctcataaGTAGAAAAAGTATGAAGAATCACGAACAAAAGAATTTCTGTTTGACCATGTTCCCAGAAAAAAGATACTTTCAAGAAACGACGAGCACGACTGAAGTGGCTATACATACAAATCTATTTACGGATCTATATGCTTTGATTGGAACTGGAAGTGGAAGAAAGGGCGGCTGGTATACCACAATAATGAAAAAGCCCTTTCTTTTTCTAAAAAGCTTTCCCCAACCAAATGCCTTATGA